In Hemitrygon akajei chromosome 17, sHemAka1.3, whole genome shotgun sequence, one DNA window encodes the following:
- the LOC140740535 gene encoding uncharacterized protein isoform X2: MTECWEEHPAAPPLVENCIPQSNERALEFAIVFPADAALQQHQPLSAECSQKCSMCGQTITQLSELQQHPCFINMNRFFQCAQCQKTFSQSTDLLQHHCGQVEEKPFICHVCKMGFSQLLALVQHQNVHNENNPFKCTICGENFQQSSELFLHQRAHIEDQPFECTVCKKKFKDSSELVAHQQFHAPEKPFKCNVCQKGFKKSSQLVRHQYIHGEKPFKCLSCEKAFRHASELQRHQRVHTGERPFKCTQCDKTFSQSSHLAHHQRIHSGERPYDCSICHKSFKHRSHLVRHMCVHAGEDMFKCVICHAGFKQPGELLQHQCTADAERPYKCSQCPKTFKRASYLQHHQRVHSGERPFKCTTCQMSFKQLYALVRHQRTHTGDKPYRCTVCDKGFSESSHLLYHQHIHTGESLFQCTGCQKNFKDSSELLRHRCARVEGKPFKCTVCQKAYKRVSALQVHEATHVEERPFKCNACERRFACSSELVEHPCRPAKEKPLKCSDCEKRFKYSSDVERHRRVHTGDKPFKCITCDKGFKQKEHLIKHQNVHARESQYLLLYMKSEVT, encoded by the exons ATGACTGAGTGTTGGGAGGAGCACCCAGCTGCTCCGCCCCTGGTGGAGAACTGTATCCCCCAGAGTAATGAACGAGCCCTTGAGTTTGCGATTGTGTTCCCAGCCGACGCAGCCCTTCAGCAGCATCAGCCCTTGTCAGCTGAGTGCTCCCAGAAATGCAGCATGTGTGGCCAGACCATCACGCAACTCTCCGAGCTCCAGCAGCACCCATGCTTTATTAACATGAATCGATTCTTCCAGTGTGCCCAGTGCCAGAAGACTTTCAGCCAGTCCACTGACCTCTTGCAGCACCATTGTGGACAAGTGGAGGAGAAGCCCTTCATCTGCCACGTTTGCAAGATGGGCTTTTCCCAGCTGCTGGCATTGGTCCAGCACCAGAATGTCCACAACGAGAACAATCCCTTCAAATGCACCATCTGCGGAGAGAACTTCCAGCAGTCCTCGGAGCTCTTCCTGCACCAGAGGGCCCACATCGAAGACCAGCCCTTTGAGTGTACGGTCTGCAAGAAGAAGTTCAAGGATTCCTCTGAGCTGGTCGCCCACCAACAGTTCCATGCGCCCGAGAAGCCCTTCAAATGTAACGTTTGCCAGAAGGGCTTCAAGAAGTCCTCGCAGCTGGTGCGCCACCAGTATATCCATGGTGAGAAGCCCTTCAAGTGCTTGTCCTGTGAGAAGGCCTTCCGGCATGCCTCAGAACTACAGAGGCATCAGCGGGTGCACACCGGAGAACGGCCCTTCAAGTGCACCCAGTGCGACAAGACCTTCAGCCAGTCCTCGCACCTGGCCCACCACCAGCGCATCCACTCGGGTGAACGGCCCTACGATTGCAGCATCTGCCACAAGAGCTTCAAGCATCGCTCGCATCTGGTGCGGCATATGTGCGTGCACGCTGGCGAGGACATGTTCAAGTGTGTCATCTGCCATGCAGGCTTCAAGCAGCCGGGGGAGCTGCTGCAGCACCAGTGCACAGCAGATGCTGAGCGTCCCTACAAGTGCAGCCAGTGTCCCAAGACCTTCAAGCGCGCGTCCTACCTCCAGCACCACCAGCGCGTCCACTCGGGGGAGAGACCCTTCAAGTGCACCACTTGCCAGATGAGCTTCAAGCAGCTGTACGCACTGGTGCGGCACCAGCGCACCCACACGGGAGACAAGCCGTACAGATGCACTGTGTGCGACAAAGGCTTCAGTGAATCCTCGCACCTCCTCTACCACCAACACATCCACACGGGGGAGAGCCTCTTCCAGTGCACGGGCTGCCAGAAGAACTTCAAAGACTCCTCGGAGCTCCTCAGGCACCGGTGCGCCCGGGTAGAAGGCAAGCCGTTCAAGTGTACTGTGTGTCAGAAGGCGTACAAGCGGGTCTCGGCCCTGCAGGTCCACGAAGCCACCCACGTTGAGGAGCGACCGTTCAAGTGCAATGCCTGTGAGAGGCGCTTTGCGTGCTCCTCCGAGCTAGTTGAGCACCCGTGCCGCCCTGCCAAGGAAAAGCCCTTGAAATGCAGCGACTGTGAGAAGCGGTTCAAGTATTCATCGGACGTGGAGCGGCATCGGCGTGTGCACACTGGGGACAAACCTTTCAAGTGCATCACTTGTGACAAGGGCTTTAAGCAGAAGGAGCACCTGATAAAGCACCAGAATGTCCACGCCAGGGAGAGTCAGT ATCTCCTTTTGTACATGAAGTCTGAAGTCACCTGA
- the LOC140740535 gene encoding uncharacterized protein isoform X1: MTECWEEHPAAPPLVENCIPQSNERALEFAIVFPADAALQQHQPLSAECSQKCSMCGQTITQLSELQQHPCFINMNRFFQCAQCQKTFSQSTDLLQHHCGQVEEKPFICHVCKMGFSQLLALVQHQNVHNENNPFKCTICGENFQQSSELFLHQRAHIEDQPFECTVCKKKFKDSSELVAHQQFHAPEKPFKCNVCQKGFKKSSQLVRHQYIHGEKPFKCLSCEKAFRHASELQRHQRVHTGERPFKCTQCDKTFSQSSHLAHHQRIHSGERPYDCSICHKSFKHRSHLVRHMCVHAGEDMFKCVICHAGFKQPGELLQHQCTADAERPYKCSQCPKTFKRASYLQHHQRVHSGERPFKCTTCQMSFKQLYALVRHQRTHTGDKPYRCTVCDKGFSESSHLLYHQHIHTGESLFQCTGCQKNFKDSSELLRHRCARVEGKPFKCTVCQKAYKRVSALQVHEATHVEERPFKCNACERRFACSSELVEHPCRPAKEKPLKCSDCEKRFKYSSDVERHRRVHTGDKPFKCITCDKGFKQKEHLIKHQNVHARESQCKCTWCGERFTELSYLQEHCLQHTAENSFEGSACGQ; this comes from the coding sequence ATGACTGAGTGTTGGGAGGAGCACCCAGCTGCTCCGCCCCTGGTGGAGAACTGTATCCCCCAGAGTAATGAACGAGCCCTTGAGTTTGCGATTGTGTTCCCAGCCGACGCAGCCCTTCAGCAGCATCAGCCCTTGTCAGCTGAGTGCTCCCAGAAATGCAGCATGTGTGGCCAGACCATCACGCAACTCTCCGAGCTCCAGCAGCACCCATGCTTTATTAACATGAATCGATTCTTCCAGTGTGCCCAGTGCCAGAAGACTTTCAGCCAGTCCACTGACCTCTTGCAGCACCATTGTGGACAAGTGGAGGAGAAGCCCTTCATCTGCCACGTTTGCAAGATGGGCTTTTCCCAGCTGCTGGCATTGGTCCAGCACCAGAATGTCCACAACGAGAACAATCCCTTCAAATGCACCATCTGCGGAGAGAACTTCCAGCAGTCCTCGGAGCTCTTCCTGCACCAGAGGGCCCACATCGAAGACCAGCCCTTTGAGTGTACGGTCTGCAAGAAGAAGTTCAAGGATTCCTCTGAGCTGGTCGCCCACCAACAGTTCCATGCGCCCGAGAAGCCCTTCAAATGTAACGTTTGCCAGAAGGGCTTCAAGAAGTCCTCGCAGCTGGTGCGCCACCAGTATATCCATGGTGAGAAGCCCTTCAAGTGCTTGTCCTGTGAGAAGGCCTTCCGGCATGCCTCAGAACTACAGAGGCATCAGCGGGTGCACACCGGAGAACGGCCCTTCAAGTGCACCCAGTGCGACAAGACCTTCAGCCAGTCCTCGCACCTGGCCCACCACCAGCGCATCCACTCGGGTGAACGGCCCTACGATTGCAGCATCTGCCACAAGAGCTTCAAGCATCGCTCGCATCTGGTGCGGCATATGTGCGTGCACGCTGGCGAGGACATGTTCAAGTGTGTCATCTGCCATGCAGGCTTCAAGCAGCCGGGGGAGCTGCTGCAGCACCAGTGCACAGCAGATGCTGAGCGTCCCTACAAGTGCAGCCAGTGTCCCAAGACCTTCAAGCGCGCGTCCTACCTCCAGCACCACCAGCGCGTCCACTCGGGGGAGAGACCCTTCAAGTGCACCACTTGCCAGATGAGCTTCAAGCAGCTGTACGCACTGGTGCGGCACCAGCGCACCCACACGGGAGACAAGCCGTACAGATGCACTGTGTGCGACAAAGGCTTCAGTGAATCCTCGCACCTCCTCTACCACCAACACATCCACACGGGGGAGAGCCTCTTCCAGTGCACGGGCTGCCAGAAGAACTTCAAAGACTCCTCGGAGCTCCTCAGGCACCGGTGCGCCCGGGTAGAAGGCAAGCCGTTCAAGTGTACTGTGTGTCAGAAGGCGTACAAGCGGGTCTCGGCCCTGCAGGTCCACGAAGCCACCCACGTTGAGGAGCGACCGTTCAAGTGCAATGCCTGTGAGAGGCGCTTTGCGTGCTCCTCCGAGCTAGTTGAGCACCCGTGCCGCCCTGCCAAGGAAAAGCCCTTGAAATGCAGCGACTGTGAGAAGCGGTTCAAGTATTCATCGGACGTGGAGCGGCATCGGCGTGTGCACACTGGGGACAAACCTTTCAAGTGCATCACTTGTGACAAGGGCTTTAAGCAGAAGGAGCACCTGATAAAGCACCAGAATGTCCACGCCAGGGAGAGTCAGTGTAAGTGCACGtggtgtggggagaggtttaCAGAGCTGAGCTACCTACAGGAGCACTGCCTTCAGCACACAGCCGAAAACTCCTTTGAAGGTTCTGCTTGTGGAcagtga
- the LOC140740535 gene encoding uncharacterized protein isoform X3, producing MTECWEEHPAAPPLVENCIPQSNERALEFAIVFPADAALQQHQPLSAECSQKCSMCGQTITQLSELQQHPCFINMNRFFQCAQCQKTFSQSTDLLQHHCGQVEEKPFICHVCKMGFSQLLALVQHQNVHNENNPFKCTICGENFQQSSELFLHQRAHIEDQPFECTVCKKKFKDSSELVAHQQFHAPEKPFKCNVCQKGFKKSSQLVRHQYIHGEKPFKCLSCEKAFRHASELQRHQRVHTGERPFKCTQCDKTFSQSSHLAHHQRIHSGERPYDCSICHKSFKHRSHLVRHMCVHAGEDMFKCVICHAGFKQPGELLQHQCTADAERPYKCSQCPKTFKRASYLQHHQRVHSGERPFKCTTCQMSFKQLYALVRHQRTHTGDKPYRCTVCDKGFSESSHLLYHQHIHTGESLFQCTGCQKNFKDSSELLRHRCARVEGKPFKCTVCQKAYKRVSALQVHEATHVEERPFKCNACERRFACSSELVEHPCRPAKEKPLKCSDCEKRFKYSSDVERHRRVHTGDKPFKCITCDKGFKQKEHLIKHQNVHARESQF from the exons ATGACTGAGTGTTGGGAGGAGCACCCAGCTGCTCCGCCCCTGGTGGAGAACTGTATCCCCCAGAGTAATGAACGAGCCCTTGAGTTTGCGATTGTGTTCCCAGCCGACGCAGCCCTTCAGCAGCATCAGCCCTTGTCAGCTGAGTGCTCCCAGAAATGCAGCATGTGTGGCCAGACCATCACGCAACTCTCCGAGCTCCAGCAGCACCCATGCTTTATTAACATGAATCGATTCTTCCAGTGTGCCCAGTGCCAGAAGACTTTCAGCCAGTCCACTGACCTCTTGCAGCACCATTGTGGACAAGTGGAGGAGAAGCCCTTCATCTGCCACGTTTGCAAGATGGGCTTTTCCCAGCTGCTGGCATTGGTCCAGCACCAGAATGTCCACAACGAGAACAATCCCTTCAAATGCACCATCTGCGGAGAGAACTTCCAGCAGTCCTCGGAGCTCTTCCTGCACCAGAGGGCCCACATCGAAGACCAGCCCTTTGAGTGTACGGTCTGCAAGAAGAAGTTCAAGGATTCCTCTGAGCTGGTCGCCCACCAACAGTTCCATGCGCCCGAGAAGCCCTTCAAATGTAACGTTTGCCAGAAGGGCTTCAAGAAGTCCTCGCAGCTGGTGCGCCACCAGTATATCCATGGTGAGAAGCCCTTCAAGTGCTTGTCCTGTGAGAAGGCCTTCCGGCATGCCTCAGAACTACAGAGGCATCAGCGGGTGCACACCGGAGAACGGCCCTTCAAGTGCACCCAGTGCGACAAGACCTTCAGCCAGTCCTCGCACCTGGCCCACCACCAGCGCATCCACTCGGGTGAACGGCCCTACGATTGCAGCATCTGCCACAAGAGCTTCAAGCATCGCTCGCATCTGGTGCGGCATATGTGCGTGCACGCTGGCGAGGACATGTTCAAGTGTGTCATCTGCCATGCAGGCTTCAAGCAGCCGGGGGAGCTGCTGCAGCACCAGTGCACAGCAGATGCTGAGCGTCCCTACAAGTGCAGCCAGTGTCCCAAGACCTTCAAGCGCGCGTCCTACCTCCAGCACCACCAGCGCGTCCACTCGGGGGAGAGACCCTTCAAGTGCACCACTTGCCAGATGAGCTTCAAGCAGCTGTACGCACTGGTGCGGCACCAGCGCACCCACACGGGAGACAAGCCGTACAGATGCACTGTGTGCGACAAAGGCTTCAGTGAATCCTCGCACCTCCTCTACCACCAACACATCCACACGGGGGAGAGCCTCTTCCAGTGCACGGGCTGCCAGAAGAACTTCAAAGACTCCTCGGAGCTCCTCAGGCACCGGTGCGCCCGGGTAGAAGGCAAGCCGTTCAAGTGTACTGTGTGTCAGAAGGCGTACAAGCGGGTCTCGGCCCTGCAGGTCCACGAAGCCACCCACGTTGAGGAGCGACCGTTCAAGTGCAATGCCTGTGAGAGGCGCTTTGCGTGCTCCTCCGAGCTAGTTGAGCACCCGTGCCGCCCTGCCAAGGAAAAGCCCTTGAAATGCAGCGACTGTGAGAAGCGGTTCAAGTATTCATCGGACGTGGAGCGGCATCGGCGTGTGCACACTGGGGACAAACCTTTCAAGTGCATCACTTGTGACAAGGGCTTTAAGCAGAAGGAGCACCTGATAAAGCACCAGAATGTCCACGCCAGGGAGAGTCAGT TCTGA